In Stomoxys calcitrans unplaced genomic scaffold, idStoCalc2.1 SCAFFOLD_101, whole genome shotgun sequence, a genomic segment contains:
- the LOC106088415 gene encoding uncharacterized protein LOC106088415 isoform X17, whose protein sequence is MERKKVLEPFYQQTKALNISCPSPNVSSIKNSTLEDISIKNKGSKQKDTTYQDCYSIPNGQLITSDFYNNHEEPIIQIPEPNQSNNSLIISLSQLSDPSISNFDSDCYIINSGVETALTVIKEIEKENKLKQTKKSRNNSEFFEQKENLNTTTPDITELLNILETNKNTQNLFIENSKEENNYASTDEYSYFEKNVNFNSTFIEIEKGIESNTEKNEKDIINFKQRSPKDFTEKTKDVKNVNLIIGEVKEKINKAETTNQKLKQERNKYQQNNMENKRIKEEMEMLIKMRNTDKLSTINNQQTKIYFIQCLGCTTIFLIGSQIPIMTLTYEILNNENSTINKHCKLTNHPKPEGKTPVQIQIQGDHIPASQQIILIKTIFETIGYECKTNQQIALLPQLVRKGIVRALAQNEGIKM, encoded by the exons ATGgagagaaaaaaagttttagaaCCATTCTATCAACAGACCAAGGCTCTCAACATATCGTGTCCCAGCCCAAATGTCTCCTCCATCAAAAATAGCACCTTAGAAGacatttccataaaaaacaaag GGAGCAAACAAAAGGATACCACATATCAAGACTGTTATTCTATTCCAAACGGACAATTGATAACATCTGATTTCTACAACAACCATGAAGAACCAATCATACAAATTCCTGAGCCTAACCAGTCAAACAATTCTTTAATAATTTCTCTAAGTCAAT TGAGTGACCCTTCCATATCCAATTTCGACAGTGATTGCTATATAATAAACTCAG GAGTTGAAACTGCTCTGACCGTTATAAAGGAAATagagaaagaaaacaaattaaaacaaacgaaaaaatcaAGGAacaattctgaattttttgaacaaaaagaaaatttaaatacaacaacACCTGATATAACAGAATTATTAAACATATTAGAGACAAATAAAAATACTCAAAACCTATTCATAGAAAATTCAAAGGAAGAAAATAATTATGCAAGTACTGATGAGTATtcctattttgaaaaaaatgtaaatttcaattcaacattcatcgaaatcgaaaaagGAATTGAATCAAATACAGAAAAGAATGAAAAGGatataattaattttaaacaaagaagtccaaaag atttcacggaaaaaacaaaagatgtaaaaaatgtaaatttaattATTGGAGAGGTAAAGGAAAAAATCAACAAGGCAGAGACAACAAATCAAAAACTTAAACAAGAACGAaataaatatcaacaaaataacatggaaaataaaaggataaaggaagaaatggaaatgttgataaaaatgagaaatacag ACAAACTCAGCACAATAAATaatcaacaaactaaaatatACTTCATACAATGTCTCGGATGTACTACCATTTTTCTTATAGGGAGTCAAATCCCTATAATGACATTAACCTATGAGATACTTAACAATGAGAACAGTACAATTAACAAACATTGCAAATTGACAAATCATCCAAAACCTGAGGGGAAAACACCTGTCCAGATTCAAATCCAAGGGGATCATATACCTGCATCACAACAAATTATATTAATTAAAACTATATTCGAGACCATAGGCTATGAATGCAAGACTAATCAACAGATTGCTTTATTGCCTCAACTTGTGCGAAAAGGGATAGTACGAGCATTGGCTCAAAAtgaaggtataaaaat GTAA
- the LOC106088415 gene encoding uncharacterized protein LOC106088415 isoform X1: MERKKVLEPFYQQTKALNISCPSPNVSSIKNSTLEDISIKNKGSKQKDTTYQDCYSIPNGQLITSDFYNNHEEPIIQIPEPNQSNNSLIISLSQLSDPSISNFDSDCYIINSGVETALTVIKEIEKENKLKQTKKSRNNSEFFEQKENLNTTTPDITELLNILETNKNTQNLFIENSKEENNYASTDEYSYFEKNVNFNSTFIEIEKGIESNTEKNEKDIINFKQRSPKDFTEKTKDVKNVNLIIGEVKEKINKAETTNQKLKQERNKYQQNNMENKRIKEEMEMLIKMRNTERPSTSKNALLLNKEFLTLKKKSVQTTYLKNLTNIMSQKNHQNIDQKEQNFVKDVVFNEQNDSAFNEALMVLESLDKRNVESMDLKRKHSVYKEKEENKENFKKQKLATNKEKQIQDTINLIKIMDKEKTAINEEINISETDINTILQLLDETFRQEIDNETENCNKNANIEHIVEVEGKVNEGRAKQKETIKDTIDQIKPYNLATIDMENQRNGMSELYTDFIKPVPGGFENLTSINVPEDVKIILSLGYKFVIPSKITISDYTNYLYAINDYIEQSHTNPSISMGGHMIECYDVLINRLKQSMSSIEKNIKNKMEKTIQFIKEHKDICLVMSDKAKSIVLIYKNQYLEKMNAWIDKCIENGQYRKIETTEEARLINTGWYHEYILISNQLSDQYKNATEKPYPTSLHKSMLSKKRPNVPVPYLYGVLKTHKENNPCRPICNTRSHYCHPLQKIISHILTKVCNELLSEFNVRDINKVAEKIRSLTPFPDFHFYKLDIENMYPSMDRADIKNAVKKLIYHPIYKHKTSMCPNILEKMLDLCLGNNTIFLFNKTYYLQTSGLPQGACDSGLLATILLDKRLATHHEKIFLSNYVVLCQKYVDDFLFYGYKDSIEQLKRDITESTKLNYTIEKEEKPQYNEIINGQKLLGKISFLDIDIYRTTHRIYMRVYKKPMASDRSCHYLSSCAQIWKLNTLRAHINRILKRTSNIFLLEDLIKMEQVFQHNMYPQIYIDQTVRSLVRNNIDMLQNTLKNEPKNSQHPIHNLGDIIERITILYQYLKLKYIKEKIPVYRLPIKRMPYTKKTKHHYLKSNVYVCEEFKSVVETICKGLDLGNPCFRNGETLFKKLNLGHPQIDKLSTINNQQTKIYFIQCLGCTTIFLIGSQIPIMTLTYEILNNENSTINKHCKLTNHPKPEGKTPVQIQIQGDHIPASQQIILIKTIFETIGYECKTNQQIALLPQLVRKGIVRALAQNEGIKM, encoded by the exons ATGgagagaaaaaaagttttagaaCCATTCTATCAACAGACCAAGGCTCTCAACATATCGTGTCCCAGCCCAAATGTCTCCTCCATCAAAAATAGCACCTTAGAAGacatttccataaaaaacaaag GGAGCAAACAAAAGGATACCACATATCAAGACTGTTATTCTATTCCAAACGGACAATTGATAACATCTGATTTCTACAACAACCATGAAGAACCAATCATACAAATTCCTGAGCCTAACCAGTCAAACAATTCTTTAATAATTTCTCTAAGTCAAT TGAGTGACCCTTCCATATCCAATTTCGACAGTGATTGCTATATAATAAACTCAG GAGTTGAAACTGCTCTGACCGTTATAAAGGAAATagagaaagaaaacaaattaaaacaaacgaaaaaatcaAGGAacaattctgaattttttgaacaaaaagaaaatttaaatacaacaacACCTGATATAACAGAATTATTAAACATATTAGAGACAAATAAAAATACTCAAAACCTATTCATAGAAAATTCAAAGGAAGAAAATAATTATGCAAGTACTGATGAGTATtcctattttgaaaaaaatgtaaatttcaattcaacattcatcgaaatcgaaaaagGAATTGAATCAAATACAGAAAAGAATGAAAAGGatataattaattttaaacaaagaagtccaaaag atttcacggaaaaaacaaaagatgtaaaaaatgtaaatttaattATTGGAGAGGTAAAGGAAAAAATCAACAAGGCAGAGACAACAAATCAAAAACTTAAACAAGAACGAaataaatatcaacaaaataacatggaaaataaaaggataaaggaagaaatggaaatgttgataaaaatgagaaatacag AAAGACCATCAACATCTAAAAATGCTCTTCTTCTGAATAAAGAATTTCTAACACTTAAGAAAAAATCAGTACAAACTACCTATctcaaaaatttaacaaatataaTGAGCCAAAAGaatcatcaaaatattgatcaaaaggaacaaaattttgtaaaggatGTCGTGTTTAATGAACAAAATGATTCGGCATTTAATGAAGCTTTAATGGTTTTAGAAAGTCTCGATAAAAGAAATGTAGAAAGTATGGATTTGAAACGGAAACATTCTGTATATAAAGAAAAggaagaaaataaagaaaattttaaaaaacaaaaattagcaaCTAATAAGGAAAAGCAGATACAGGATACAATTAATCTTATCAAAATTATGGATAAAGAGAAAACAGCAATAAATGAGGAGATAAACATTAGCGAAACTGATATTAACACCATATTACAATTATTGGATGAAACCTTTAGACAAGAAATAGACAATGAAAcagaaaattgcaataaaaatgcGAATATAGAACACATTGTGGAAGTAGAAGGGAAGGTTAATGAAGGAAGAGCAAAACAAAAGGAAACCATAAAGGATACAATAGATCAAATAAAACCGTATAATCTAGCAACAATTGACATGGAAAATCAACGAAATGGGATGTCAGAATTATATACTGACTTCATAAAACCAGTACCTGGGGGGTTTGAAAATTTAACCTCAATCAATGTTCCTGAGGatgtaaaaattatattaagTCTTGGTTATAAGTTCGTGATACCAAGTAAAATAACCATCAGTGACTATACCAACTATCTCTATGCCATTAACGACTACATTGAACAATCACATACAAATCCTTCAATATCAATGGGTGGGCACATGATCGAGTGCTATGACGTCTTAATTAATCGTTTAAAACAATCTATGTCTAGTAtcgagaaaaatataaaaaacaaaatggagAAAACAATACAATTTATAAAGGAACATAAAGATATATGTCTGGTTATGAGTGATAAGGCTAAAAGTATTGTCCTAATTTACAAAAATCAATATCTAGAAAAGATGAATGCATGGATTGATAAATGTATTGAAAATGGACAATATAGGAAAATTGAAACAACAGAGGAGGCAAGGTTAATAAACACAGGGTGGTATCATGAGTATATACTTATATCAAATCAATTATCTGATCAATATAAAAATGCAACTGAAAAACCATACCCAACCAGCCTCCATAAATCCATGTTATCCAAAAAAAGGCCTAATGTTCCAGTGCCTTATCTGTATGGTGTTTTGAAAACCCATAAAGAAAACAATCCATGTAGGCCAATATGCAATACACGCAGTCACTATTGTCATCCTCTACAAAAAATTATAAGTCATATACTTACAAAAGTATGTAATGAACTTTTGTCCGAATTCAATGTACGAGACATTAATAAAGTAGCCGAAAAAATACGATCCTTGACACCCTTTCCGGATTTCCATTTCTATAAATTAGACATAGAAAACATGTATCCCAGCATGGACCGAGCTGACATAAAAAATGCCGTAAAAAAACTTATATATCATCCTATTTATAAACATAAAACTTCCATGTGtccaaacattttggaaaaaatgttaGATCTATGTCTAGGAAATAACACCATCTTTTTATTCAACAAAACCTATTATTTACAAACATCCGGATTACCACAAGGCGCTTGTGACTCAGGATTATTGGCCACAATACTTCTCGATAAAAGATTAGCCACTCATCACGAAAAAATCTTCCTATCAAACTATGTTGTTTTATGCCAGAAATATGTCGATGACTTCCTGTTCTATGGCTACAAAGATTCAATTGAACAGCTTAAAAGAGATATTACTGAGAGTACAAAATTGAATTATACAATCGAGAAGGAAGAAAAGCCTCAATACAACGAAATTAtaaacggacaaaaattattaGGAAAAATCTCTTTTCTTGACATTGACATTTACAGAACCACACATAGGATATATATGCGAGTTTACAAAAAACCAATGGCCAGTGATCGCTCATGTCATTATCTGAGTTCCTGCGCCCAAATATGGAAATTAAATACATTACGAGCGCATATAAACCGTATATTAAAAAGGACAAGTAATATATTTTTACTAGAAGATCTAATAAAAATGGAACAAGTTTTTCAACACAACATGTATCCCCAGATATATATTGACCAAACAGTACGTTCACTGGTTAGAAATAATATAGATATGTTACAAAATACATTGAAAAATGAGCCAAAAAACAGTCAACACCCAATTCACAACTTGGGTGATATAATTGAGCGAATAACCATACTGTACCAATacctaaaattaaaatatataaaggAGAAAATACCTGTTTATCGTCTACCAATCAAAAGAATGCCCTacacaaaaaaaactaaacatcaTTACCTAAAATCAAATGTATACGTCTGCGAAGAATTTAAAAGCGTTGTAGAAACAATATGCAAAGGATTGGATCTAG GAAATCCATGTTTTCGTAACGGGGAAACATTATTTAAAAAACTTAATCTAGGTCATCCTCAAATAGACAAACTCAGCACAATAAATaatcaacaaactaaaatatACTTCATACAATGTCTCGGATGTACTACCATTTTTCTTATAGGGAGTCAAATCCCTATAATGACATTAACCTATGAGATACTTAACAATGAGAACAGTACAATTAACAAACATTGCAAATTGACAAATCATCCAAAACCTGAGGGGAAAACACCTGTCCAGATTCAAATCCAAGGGGATCATATACCTGCATCACAACAAATTATATTAATTAAAACTATATTCGAGACCATAGGCTATGAATGCAAGACTAATCAACAGATTGCTTTATTGCCTCAACTTGTGCGAAAAGGGATAGTACGAGCATTGGCTCAAAAtgaaggtataaaaat GTAA
- the LOC106088415 gene encoding uncharacterized protein LOC106088415 isoform X15, whose amino-acid sequence MERKKVLEPFYQQTKALNISCPSPNVSSIKNSTLEDISIKNKGSKQKDTTYQDCYSIPNGQLITSDFYNNHEEPIIQIPEPNQSNNSLIISLSQLSDPSISNFDSDCYIINSGVETALTVIKEIEKENKLKQTKKSRNNSEFFEQKENLNTTTPDITELLNILETNKNTQNLFIENSKEENNYASTDEYSYFEKNVNFNSTFIEIEKGIESNTEKNEKDIINFKQRSPKDFTEKTKDVKNVNLIIGEVKEKINKAETTNQKLKQERNKYQQNNMENKRIKEEMEMLIKMRNTGHPQIDKLSTINNQQTKIYFIQCLGCTTIFLIGSQIPIMTLTYEILNNENSTINKHCKLTNHPKPEGKTPVQIQIQGDHIPASQQIILIKTIFETIGYECKTNQQIALLPQLVRKGIVRALAQNEGIKM is encoded by the exons ATGgagagaaaaaaagttttagaaCCATTCTATCAACAGACCAAGGCTCTCAACATATCGTGTCCCAGCCCAAATGTCTCCTCCATCAAAAATAGCACCTTAGAAGacatttccataaaaaacaaag GGAGCAAACAAAAGGATACCACATATCAAGACTGTTATTCTATTCCAAACGGACAATTGATAACATCTGATTTCTACAACAACCATGAAGAACCAATCATACAAATTCCTGAGCCTAACCAGTCAAACAATTCTTTAATAATTTCTCTAAGTCAAT TGAGTGACCCTTCCATATCCAATTTCGACAGTGATTGCTATATAATAAACTCAG GAGTTGAAACTGCTCTGACCGTTATAAAGGAAATagagaaagaaaacaaattaaaacaaacgaaaaaatcaAGGAacaattctgaattttttgaacaaaaagaaaatttaaatacaacaacACCTGATATAACAGAATTATTAAACATATTAGAGACAAATAAAAATACTCAAAACCTATTCATAGAAAATTCAAAGGAAGAAAATAATTATGCAAGTACTGATGAGTATtcctattttgaaaaaaatgtaaatttcaattcaacattcatcgaaatcgaaaaagGAATTGAATCAAATACAGAAAAGAATGAAAAGGatataattaattttaaacaaagaagtccaaaag atttcacggaaaaaacaaaagatgtaaaaaatgtaaatttaattATTGGAGAGGTAAAGGAAAAAATCAACAAGGCAGAGACAACAAATCAAAAACTTAAACAAGAACGAaataaatatcaacaaaataacatggaaaataaaaggataaaggaagaaatggaaatgttgataaaaatgagaaatacag GTCATCCTCAAATAGACAAACTCAGCACAATAAATaatcaacaaactaaaatatACTTCATACAATGTCTCGGATGTACTACCATTTTTCTTATAGGGAGTCAAATCCCTATAATGACATTAACCTATGAGATACTTAACAATGAGAACAGTACAATTAACAAACATTGCAAATTGACAAATCATCCAAAACCTGAGGGGAAAACACCTGTCCAGATTCAAATCCAAGGGGATCATATACCTGCATCACAACAAATTATATTAATTAAAACTATATTCGAGACCATAGGCTATGAATGCAAGACTAATCAACAGATTGCTTTATTGCCTCAACTTGTGCGAAAAGGGATAGTACGAGCATTGGCTCAAAAtgaaggtataaaaat GTAA